The Megalops cyprinoides isolate fMegCyp1 chromosome 10, fMegCyp1.pri, whole genome shotgun sequence genome window below encodes:
- the themis2 gene encoding protein THEMIS2, with the protein MHAAGTDTLSLQEYAASVDKTTLPRILQVCSGVYFQGSVYELSGSEVCLSTGDLLKIIGLECQSVSCEDISTKETSELPLDYTGLFRLVPEDMPFGSLEEMVGLVPTEVDACDSFSFTCRHQVLLEDCTLEAGEAVTVLSVESRHGEEGHARCRLRDHAGARQDVLVPLSCRGEFYENDNGHSYSLREILATPRLLQRRFRHSKASRCGGPLVLSVIYQVQAIMHLRKNVVKFPSSLEVEVVDVTEQSQDVEFVTPLSLAEVASQPERAFPTVAEILEEPEAAQSLFRCGWLPALHKGHLLVLHGAGASSIVLASSFKGKKERQYFLLSQRYGGSLRRRPRDFTSVYELYAASLCHPGLRVSVSKHCEAPEEGLPSLSVGDQLEVLSSRKMELTCDGEKQAVEVLVCKHMPEEEDEEDEEDEDRGEEIEEVCLPMFLEGHFVEKITDNKKYSLGDLCKRFTLPLDVKVAKRDTGMESDPLAGFSALRLEEANVEPTVWASLPCKPDLCFELPIRWLTMSLSFTKDPLPWSEGQPPELRWETVTEVTDNFYYEFRKLTGCVMAPPPRPPKRRVSTQKPPRPATKSSSSPRPDRPHSKSHTLSQDMGQLKLSDWTDRSPLPPPPDISNETPPLIPRKPNSKSSGRAPPNTYVQTPKSKSARKKKDQERYSDSDHDYEMIDMVKKAQESVMFY; encoded by the exons GGTCCGTGTACGAGCTATCGGGGAGCGAGGTGTGCCTCTCCACGGGGGACCTGCTGAAGATCATCGGCCTGGAGTGCCAGTCCGTCTCCTGTGAGGACATCAGCACCAAGGAGACGTCGGAACTGCCCCTGGACTACACAG GTCTTTTCAGGCTGGTCCCAGAGGACATGCCGTTCGGCAGCCTCGAGGAGATGGTCGGCCTGGTCCCAACCGAGGTGGACGCCTGCGACTCCTTCAGCTTCACCTGCCGGCACCAGGTGCTCCTGGAGGACTGCACGCTGGAGGCCGGAGAGGCCGTCACCGTGCTGTCTGTGGAATCCCGGCACGGGGAGGAGGGACACGCCCGCTGTCGCCTGAGGGACCACGCGGGGGCGCGGCAGGATGTCCTCGTCCCGCTTTCCTGCCGCGGGGAGTTCTACGAGAACGACAACGGGCACAGCTACTCGCTCCGGGAGATCCTGGCCACACCCCGCCTGCTTCAGCGCCGGTTCCGCCACTCCAAGGCCAGCAGATGCGGGGGGCCCCTGGTCCTCAGCGTCATCTACCAGGTGCAGGCCATCATGCACC TGAGGAAGAACGTGGTGAAATTCCCCTCCAgcctggaggtggaggtggtggatgtGACGGAGCAGTCGCAGGACGTGGAGTTTGTGACGCCGCTGTCGCTGGCAGAGGTGGCATCGCAGCCCGAGCGCGCCTTCCCCACCGTGGCCGAGATCCTGGAGGAGCCCGAGGCCGCCCAGTCTCTGTTCCGCTGCGGCTGGCTGCCGGCCCTGCACAAGGGCCACCTCCTGGTGCTGCACGGGGCCGGCGCCTCCTCCATCGTGCTGGCGTCCAGCTTCAAGGGGAAGAAGGAGAGGCAGTACTTCCTGCTGTCACAGCGCTACGGCGGGTCCCTGCGGCGGCGCCCCCGTGACTTCACCTCCGTCTACGAGCTCTACGCGGCCTCCCTGTGCCACCCGGGCCTGCGGGTCAGCGTGTCCAAGCACTGCGAGGCCCCCGAGGAGGGCCTGCCCTCGCTCAGCGTCGGGGACCAGCTGGAGGTGCTGAGCTCCAGAAAGATGGAGCTGACCTGTGACGGGGAGAAGCAAGCCGTGGAGGTGCTCGTGTGCAAGCACATgccggaggaggaggacgaggaggacgaggaggacgaggacagGGGGGAGGAGATCGAGGAGGTCTGCCTGCCCATgttcctggagggccactttGTGGAGAAGATCACCGACAACAAGAAGTACAGCCTGGGGGACCTCTGCAAGCGCTTCACCCTGCCGCTGGATGTCAAAGTGGCCAAGCGGGACACGGGGATGGAGAGCGACCCCCTGGCTGGCTTCTCCGCCCTGCGGCTGGAGGAGGCTAACGTGGAGCCCACGGTGTGGGCCAGCCTGCCCTGCAAGCCGGACCTGTGCTTCGAGCTGCCCATTCGCTGGCTCACCATGTCCCTCTCCTTCACCAAGGACCCCCTTCCCTGGTCCGAGGGCCAGCCCCCCGAGCTACGCTGGGAGACGGTCACTGAGGTGACAGACAATTTCTACTACGAGTTCCGCAAGCTGACTGGCTGCGTCAtggccccgcccccccggcCTCCCAAGCGGAGGGTATCCACTCAGAAGCCGCCCCGGCCGGCTACCAAGTCCTCGTCCAGTCCTAGACCTGACAGGCCACACTCCAAGAGCCACACCCTCTCCCAGGACATGGGGCAGCTGAagctctctgattggacagaTAGGAGCCCTCTTCCGCCACCCCCG GACATCTCAAATGAGACTCCTCCACTGATTCCCAGAAAGCCCAACTCCAAGTCAAGCGGCCGAGCGCCTCCCAACACCTACGTGCAGACGCCCAAGAGCAAGAGCGCTAGGAAGAAAAAGG aTCAAGAAAGATACTCGGACAGTGACCATGACTACGAGATGATTGACATGGTGAAAAAAGCACAGGAAAGTGTCATGTTTTACTGA
- the rpa2 gene encoding replication protein A 32 kDa subunit produces the protein MWNQGGYSESSMGGGYTQSPGGFASPAASQGGEKKGRTRAQQIVPCTVSQLMTASQAEDVFRVGEVEIAQITLVGIVRSMEKSMTNIQYKVDDMTGPPMDVKQWVDVEDPSVESTVIPPGTYVKVSGNLRSFQNHKSVVAFSVRPLEDMNEVTSHMLEVVRAHMLLSKPQSTMGGGGMNTSMATVPRPGMAGFGGMGSGYSGASDTSANGLSASQNQVLRLIRSCPDPQGISLQDLKQRLSGMSASVIKQAVEFLSNEGHIFSTIDEDHFRSTDNDE, from the exons ATGTGGAACCAAG GCGGCTACAGTGAGTCCAGCATGGGCGGCGGGTACACACAGTCTCCGGGAGGCTTCGCTTCCCCTGCCGCATCTCAAGGCGGTGAAAAGAAAGGG AGAACGCGAGCGCAGCAGATCGTTCCGTGCACGGTGTCCCAGCTCATGACGGCCAGCCAGGCGGAGGACGTCTTCAGAGTGGGAGAGGTGGAGATCGCGCAG ATCACCTTGGTGGGCATCGTCAGAAGCATGGAGAAGTCAATGACCAACATCCAGTACAAAGTGGATGACATGACCGGGCCTCCCATGGACGTCAAACAGTGGGTGGATGTGGAG GACCCCAGTGTGGAGAGCACAGTCATCCCCCCGGGGACGTATGTCAAGGTTTCCGGGAACCTCCGCTCCTTCCAG AACCACAAGTCGGTGGTGGCGTTCAGCGTCAGGCCCCTGGAGGACATGAACGAGGTGACCTCACACATGCTGGAAGTGGTGCGCGCCCACATGCTGCTCAGCAAACCACAGAGCACG ATGGGCGGAGGAGGCATGAACACCAGTATGGCGACCGTGCCGCGCCCCGGCATGGCGGGCTTTGGAGGCATGGGCAGCGGGTATTCCGGAGCCAGCGACACGTCGGCCAACGGGCTGAGCGCCAGCCAGAACCAG GTGTTGCGCCTGATCAGGAGCTGCCCGGACCCTCAGGGCATCAGCTTACAGGATCTGAAGCAACGACTGAGTGGCATGAGTGCGTCCGTCATCAA GCAAGCCGTGGAGTTCCTCAGCAACGAAggccacattttctccaccaTCGACGAAGACCACTTCAGATCCACAGACAACGACGAGTAA